The following nucleotide sequence is from Armatimonadota bacterium.
ATCGAGAACCACACCACGAATATGAGTAGCCTCCAGATCTACGCCAATGCTACAACCCAAATCACCGCGAAGGGCAACAGCCCTTGACCAAGGTCCGCGACGGCCGGTTTGCTGTCGTTCTTTTTCAACCAATAACCCAGCATTCTTGAATTCTGCAACGAGGCGGCAGACGTTTGGAAAACTCATCCCTAAATCCTCAGATGCACCCCTTGATGTAGCGTTTGGATGGTCAAGAATATATCGCAGAAGACTCACATTTGTGCGCCTAGCCGCCCTCTGCTCTCTTTGCAAAGTATTATTTAATGGGTATATATGCTTTTTCATCGATTTTGGAAGTTTCTCTCCTAATATACCTGCAATTTAAAAAACAATCTTATTGCTACACAATAACTGACAAAGCCAGTGTTATTCCTGCTAGCACGAGGACAGTATATACGAGCTTTCTAAACAGGATTTCATCCATTCTGTAGTGCCAGTGATTTCCCATAATCATGCCGATTACTGTGAATGGCAGGGCAAATGCAGCAACCTTGAGAATATGTGCATTCAGGCTCTTTGTAACAATCCATCTGCTTACAATTATTGTGTTTAATGTTACCCAGACGGCGCATAGAGTGCCTCTGAATGCAGTCTTGTCTGTAAGTGTTTGTGTTGCGTATATGACGGCAAGTGGGCCCCCTGAACCAAATGCACCATGAATTAATCCGCCTATTGGAAGCAAGAGACTCGAGAGAAACCTGGTTGTAGGGTTTACTGTCGGATTATTTCGTTGCTTTGCAGTTTGCTTCCACAAACCATGTATGCCAACCAATATCATGAACCCTGCAAGTATAAACTTAAGTATATCCTCGGGAAGCCTAGAAGACATCCACATTCCAATTGGCAATCCCAATGCAGCAAGGATAAAAATTCGCGCATATTCACTCCAAACAATTTTTTGTCGAGACTCCCATGTTATGTACACCGTCAGTACCCAAGCGTTTATTACTAGCATAGGTACCGCAGTTTGAAGCCCAAGAAGCAAAGTTATAAATGGCAAAGCAAGAACAGTGCATCCGAAGCCTGTGATTCCTTCCTGAACGTGAGTCAAGTAGACTATCACAGCAACTAGTGTGTAAATTATGATTTGTTCCACATCAACTTCCTTTCTCTTCTGTAGACTTACATTTGGAATGCAACTAACTTTAACTCCGTCATCTCTTCAATCGCATATTTTGGGCCTTCTCTTCCGAACCCACTAAGTTTTACTCCGCCATAGGGCATGGGGTCTATCCTAAAAGTCGGTACGTCGTTTATTATTACGCCTCCAACTTCGATTTCACGAGCAGCTCTGAGAGCAAATTCTAAGTTTCTCGTAAATATTCCAGCTTGCAAACCATATTTAGAGGTATTCGCTAGCTCAATCGCATGGTCAAAATCTCGGCACTTTACCACAGCAACTAGAGGGCCAAAAACTTCCTCCGACCAAACCTTCATATCCAGCGTGACATCGGTAAGAACCGTTGGGAACAAAATTGCCCCGTCTCTTTTTATTGGAAGAAGGCTTTTAGCACCCCCTGCAATTGCCTCTTCTATCCAGCTTTCAACCCGAAGAGCAGCTTTTTCGTCAATCATTGGCCCCATGTCAGTTTCAGAATCCAATTGATTGCCAACCCTAATGCCTGCGACAAGCGGGACAAGCTTTTCCAGAAAAACATCATAGACCTTTTCTTGCACAATAACTCTCTGCACTGATATGCAAACCTGGCCGGCAACTGCATAGCCACCTATTCGGACTCTCCGTGCTGCCTCATCAAGGTCCGCATCGTCCATCACAATAGCACATGAATTCGACCCTAATTCCATTGCAATCTTCTTGAGCCCAGCTATCCTTGTAATAGCCTCGCCTACCTCAGGGCTACCAGTAAATGAGATCAACCTTACTCTCGAATCTGAAACGAGCAGGTTTCCAATACTAGGTCCTCGACCCGTGATGACACTAATCGCATTTGGTGGCAAACCGGCATCCAAGAGAAGCTTTCCAAGCATTATATCTGCCAATGGAGTAGCAGTCGCAGGCTTTAGGATTACTGCATTTCCTGCTGCGATAGCTGGCGCAACCTTATGGCACGCCAAATTAAGCGGCACATTAAAAGGTGTAATGGCAAGGACGACACCAACGGGCACGCGAATATAGAATCCAAACTTTGATTCCGCGCCTGCCATTCCGTCGAAAGGTACTGTTTCTCCATGGATTCTTTTTGCTTCCTCAGATGCGGTCCTTATAGTTAGGCAAGCTCGCGTAACTTCTGTTCGGGCTTCCTTTATGGTTTTGCCTACTTCCTTTGCTATTGTAACTGCAAATTCATCCAGCCTATCCTGAAGCAAATCAGCAGCGCGCGCCAAAATTTCCGACCGCTCTCGAGCTGAAAGCTTGCTCATTTCTTTTGCTCCAACTACAGCGCGCTGAAGTGCCGACTCAACATTCGATGCATCTGCACTGGGAACTG
It contains:
- a CDS encoding sulfite exporter TauE/SafE family protein; this translates as MEQIIIYTLVAVIVYLTHVQEGITGFGCTVLALPFITLLLGLQTAVPMLVINAWVLTVYITWESRQKIVWSEYARIFILAALGLPIGMWMSSRLPEDILKFILAGFMILVGIHGLWKQTAKQRNNPTVNPTTRFLSSLLLPIGGLIHGAFGSGGPLAVIYATQTLTDKTAFRGTLCAVWVTLNTIIVSRWIVTKSLNAHILKVAAFALPFTVIGMIMGNHWHYRMDEILFRKLVYTVLVLAGITLALSVIV
- a CDS encoding aldehyde dehydrogenase family protein, giving the protein MKMIIGGEWVETNESIEVINPFDGSVIDTVPSADASNVESALQRAVVGAKEMSKLSARERSEILARAADLLQDRLDEFAVTIAKEVGKTIKEARTEVTRACLTIRTASEEAKRIHGETVPFDGMAGAESKFGFYIRVPVGVVLAITPFNVPLNLACHKVAPAIAAGNAVILKPATATPLADIMLGKLLLDAGLPPNAISVITGRGPSIGNLLVSDSRVRLISFTGSPEVGEAITRIAGLKKIAMELGSNSCAIVMDDADLDEAARRVRIGGYAVAGQVCISVQRVIVQEKVYDVFLEKLVPLVAGIRVGNQLDSETDMGPMIDEKAALRVESWIEEAIAGGAKSLLPIKRDGAILFPTVLTDVTLDMKVWSEEVFGPLVAVVKCRDFDHAIELANTSKYGLQAGIFTRNLEFALRAAREIEVGGVIINDVPTFRIDPMPYGGVKLSGFGREGPKYAIEEMTELKLVAFQM